TTGCTTGTTTCCTCTACGGAGCTGCCACAGTGAATAGTCCTCTGAACATTGCCAGGTTTGTCACGCCatataaaaatcattcattaactaaaaacaataataatgaataattcatgTTTAGCAAAGAAATATGTGATCCAAAGATTATGGGTAACGTGACTATGTGCAAACAATGTGAGGAAAATTGTCATCCTTGGCGTTTGAAAGACGCATGTCTTTTATCCAAATTTACTTATCTCTTTGATAATGCTGCtacgatatttttttcaattttcatgtCATTTTGGGGTAAGACAAATTTTTAGATTCTTGGAATGTtagaatattatcatttaattattagcaAAGTTTAAACAATAAAAGCTCATTCTTTAGAgccaaatcaatatttaattatttacaaaagccAACTACTACATGAATTGTGCTTACATaagacatacaaatatatatttactgactgaaactataattatatttcagcTACGACTTTTTTGGAAATGTGGAAAAGAAAGCAGGAAATTCTGAAATGGGAATGGGATTTACATGATGAAGATGACTCAGAAATGGAAATTAGACCAGAGTTTGtgaattctgtaaaaaaaacaaggtaGAATTACTTCTTTTAAAAGGATTAATTGTTccttatatatgttattttaagaaTTGATCCATTATCGCAGAAAGATGAAGTTTACTTACCCAACTCCGATAAGATTCTTCGAATTTTTTTAACCTCAAGTATAGTGTTGGTTTTAGTAAGTATTCCTTTGTTTTGCTTGAGTACAACGCTTTCATCATTGAAATTTTAGTTAGTAGCTATTTTAGGAGTTGTATTTTCGATCTTGGTATTTAGAATGTTTTTAATCGTggttatgtataaaaaaacatattcaaagtTTTCGAAGATCTTATCAACCGTCATTGCTGCCAGTTTGAATGCCATAGCAATAGAGTCCGGGGGAATTATGTTTCAATACATAGCACGAAAGTTAACAAATTTGGAGCATCCAAGGACTCAAAGCCAATATGAAAGCTCCTACACcgtcaaaatgtttttgtttcaattcattaattattactcAAGTCTGATTTATACTGCATTTTTCAAAGTGAGAGCTGTTTTTTGTCTCTAATGTATGTAATTGAGTACTTTTACCCTTGTTCCTAATAGGGAAGATTTTTCACTTATCCCGGAGACACCAAGACACGAACAAATGTTTTATCCAAATTAAGTGGAGAGCAATGTGATCCACCAGGCTGCGTCTATGAGGTCTGCATACTTCTTTCCGTATATATGATCTTTAGACAAGTCTTTATGAACGTGGTTGAGCTATATTTACCGTGAGATTATTGGCTTCCCTCATATCCATGtcagtaataattattattttattagtcaaattaaaaattggtgGAGAAAGTACATCTACAAATATACGACGAAAGAAATTAAGAATTCTACTCGAAAACTCAAAAGATGGGAGGCGGATTATCAATTGGAAGAAATGGACCGATTACATTTATTTGACGAATATGTTGAAATGAGTACTTACAATATTCTATGTCATTCTTTAATATGATTTTGCTAATAACCttcccaaataaatatatagttattcaatACGGATTCGTAACACTTTTTGTTGCTGTCCTTCCCTTGGCACCTTTATTAGCACtggtgaataatatttttgaaatacgaTTGGATGCCTACAAATACACAACTTTAATGCGAAGACCTTTAGAAAATAGAGTTCACAGTATTGGAATTTGGTATGGGATCCTTGAGGGAATTACTTATATGTCTGTTGTGTTTAATGTTAGAAGATCTAATTAAgcctcaatatatatttattagttgtttttttttcaggctCTTGTTATATCCATGACAACGGATTTCATTCCTAGAATGGTATTCTTATTTGGTTACTCTACAAATGGATCCATGGATGGTTATACCAACTTTACACTGTCacgtattatttttatgattttattccTAGTTTAACagaaatagatttatataaaataaacaatttaatcaaCCTTAAATTACGTAACCATAAACTAAGTTCCCTTTTATAATTTCAGAATTTAGAGATGACAACGAAAAAGAGCTTAGCTCATCAAATCAGACGTGTTACTATAGAGCATTCCGAAATCCACCCGACTTTGATACACCGTATGAAACATCAAGAACATGGCTCCACATATTTACAGCAAGACTTGCGTTCATAATCATATTCGaggttttaattataattatcccatcttctttacataataaaacattttcccCGTAGCACTTGGTCTATATTTCGACCAGTTTCCTATCTTACATCATATCAGATGTTCCTTACAATTTACGGACTCAAATCAATAGAGAAAAACATATTCTTAGGGAGGCTCAATACGAATTCGAAAATTATCGTCAAAGGAGAACGTCTTCAGTTTCTACATTAGGAGTTTATAGAAGACCATCAACAGTAGCTCAAACgttgataaaaatggatttgGAGGGGTTTCAAATAGAGGAGATGTGTCATGAATGAGAGAATCACTAATTATACCCATGgaagatgaataaatttttagatttgtattataatttcgTGAATGCtgtgataatattaaaaaaagaaaatttattcaagccttttatacatgaaaaaaacgaaaaaaaaaaaaataataatcacagaATCCGAGGATCTTTTTCTTACTAatctaaatttaataatgataaatttgtatatatttgcaaatagtGCTTCAAATTACCATTCattctgaagaaaaaatagtGTGACGCTGAATTAAGCAAGGATGGATATTTGAagtcatttatatttcaatccTGAAATTATTCAGCAGATGTTAGCGCAAGCACAGAGAAATTGATGTTTCCAGGATCAcgttccatatattttttacatactaaaGCAGCatcctatataaaaaataaataaatatattcacatttGAAGGACACAATTATAATTCGATAGAATTAATCAACTATTATCAGTTAGGACATTGCTCTCAAGTCTAGAATGTTCTAGATTTTATAGCAGCtcaaaattaattctttgtaTCAACCCtcctattttaatacaattacaGAGCTCAAAAGTCGTTAAAATTAGCTACTAGCCAACAGGgcgcgattttttttttactagccTTCTGAAAAATTAACTAGATCAGAATACCACAAACATTGGATCATTTTTAGAATAGTACAGGTCTAGTAtagatgtacttttttttttaaatagggcaAGTTTTGGAAGTACaaaaagaaagtttaatattttctgtGAAACACAATTCATACTTATTACATACTAGAAATTGAATTCGTAATATAACCATTATTATTCATGCTCCATAGAAAGTAAGTCTTTCTTCAAACAAGCATAAGATCTAAGTTTTTCATTTCGAAGGAAGTAAACTGCTCTGTTTGCATAGTCTTCATTAGAATAGTAAGCTGAATTGACACAAGGTAATACTTATGATTTGAACCCAAAATTGTCTCTGTTTATGCAGTATTTAAGCTACAATATTACGTAGCCAAACCGGCTATCCTGCACAAGCCCATTGATTTATCAACTAGAAAACTAAAATAGGTTTAAGACATTCATGATTAGCCAGACTGATTTTACTAGCCAAGGTCTAGCGCGGTCCAACTATAAGGCATGCCTCAATTCCAAGTTATTTCCCAACCAAACAGAAAATGAAAAGGATACTTACTACTACAAAAGAATCTTCGCTCGTAGTACCACGATTGATGGGTCCAGACTTTCGTCCATCAAGCTCGTATAATACACCATCCTTTTGAATTAAAGCAACAAAGTGATAGTCAACGGCATCTTGTCGATCAGGAACAGCACTCTGTCCCTCTCGCGCAACTTCATCATGCGATTGACACACATTTTCATCATGCTCCAAGATTAAAGCTCTTTCCTCAGCGTTTTTATTCATACTTTGATCCAAAAAGGATTTGAGAAATCCACCCTCCACCTTAATAGTGTCCAAATTGTTGGCAATACAATGAATCATGGCTACTGTACCACAGGCGTTGCTAATGGTTTGCTTCATAAAGTACACATTGGGATTATCTTCATATTTGCCATCACTTTCTTGGATCTATGTACATGTTCGCTATATATTGAGAAGGTATACTCTAATAAGAAACATGAACTCACCGCTTCATCACTTCTAAGGGGATATAATAGCATAATGCCCAAAACTGGCGTGGAAAGCATAGCCAGAAGAGTCTCATCTAATCCCAAAACGTCCGTGACACACCATTTCTTGGGCATACCGCATTGATACAAGAACTAAGgggttgattaataaataaagtattcaatGGAAAAGTAATTTACATCAGGTCATGcataaaattaacaaagaaatcattttatttattattattaataaaaggaatTCCCGCCCTGGAtccaacaattattttatttagtagaaaattGTCAACTCTTAAAAATCGCAATTCAATAGATTTGTGTGGAAATACGAAAGTGACTCCGTACCTTATTCATTGTCTgaaaatacaaaagaataaaacaaatgtaACTCAACATACAATCCTACATCAATAACGATTAATGACTCATTTCACTTACATCGGGGTTGCATTCGATGGGTAACCATCGCTGTTGGTTTTTGGTAtctttatttgacataattaattcaaactTGAAAAGCCGTCGAATAAGAACTGAAGCGTCTCCCGTGAActatatttgaataatgaatagagtatatatattataatattaatatagttatattacCACTGCCGAGTATTATATTGTAAACGATGACCGGACTTTTTAGTTCAGTTTCCTTCTCTTTTTAAGCTTCAGTTTATGTGTGTCTGTGTCTACAGCAGCTACTGAGTAtaagtttatttgatttttttaacttgcatAGATGGCGTTCTTTAATTCATACTAGCTGTTGAGAATGCAACTCTTATTTCTTTGTTAAGGTTAGGATATATACTTGATGTAATATGTCAGTATTGGCAATAGTACTCTTCTATTAATTCGTTTTCTTAGATTTTAACTCTAAAGTAAATGAAATTActctcaattataataattattaatatctagGTCTTCTTTTACGGAAAAAGAAGCCATTGCACGTAGTTAATACCTTAAGCAAATTGgataaatgcatatatatagtTGTAACTGTTATAAGTAAAAGGCTCGTTAGACGAATTTCTAAATCAATTTAGTATGTACGACAATTAATCTTTGACATCTTTATTCACATTTAACTTTATAGAgccttatttattatatatttaattattatgaaacattgtggcaatattttgtaaaataatgaaatgttagGCATCTAATTGATAGTGATATCAACCATTAAAAATTCGGCAATCTAAATGTCATAACGAAAATTTCAATCATCTTTACTATTCATACAAACTCGTACTATAAATCAGActcttatatgtataacaaTATCTTGGTGCATTATTATATAACCTCATTTTTAAAGTCAGTTgacaataaattgaaaattacaatgg
The sequence above is drawn from the Lepeophtheirus salmonis chromosome 5, UVic_Lsal_1.4, whole genome shotgun sequence genome and encodes:
- the Uch gene encoding ubiquitin carboxyl-terminal hydrolase isozyme L3 is translated as MSNKDTKNQQRWLPIECNPDTMNKFLYQCGMPKKWCVTDVLGLDETLLAMLSTPVLGIMLLYPLRSDEAIQESDGKYEDNPNVYFMKQTISNACGTVAMIHCIANNLDTIKVEGGFLKSFLDQSMNKNAEERALILEHDENVCQSHDEVAREGQSAVPDRQDAVDYHFVALIQKDGVLYELDGRKSGPINRGTTSEDSFVVDAALVCKKYMERDPGNINFSVLALTSAE
- the LOC121117405 gene encoding anoctamin-4 encodes the protein MYKVQDIMEKLEETQNDEGLQEESLPVAPEDEFFDKFNVDFNALNGKSFNQPIQYGLTLINKQLENTEKDPDIFFEDGNRQIDLMIAFEDNVEMNNARLSFERNVRKIGLQMEIVHKTDSLDEKTHFLKIHAPNHVLERNAEFLRIKPPINSYVLNYYAMGDTSKSIMETGSEMHSFSGSLRDSKYIQPEPRIFKPGFTPNIIDKFVVKERAKDFTALQRTQIVYQILSRIKYLDNGVEKCGIQRLVTKGYYNAVFPLHSGDYNYKDKELNKKYMNERRLLFMEWAKLKNFYKHQPLWLIKQYFGVKVGLYFAWLGLYTEILLIPAIVGVACFLYGAATVNSPLNIASKEICDPKIMGNVTMCKQCEENCHPWRLKDACLLSKFTYLFDNAATIFFSIFMSFWATTFLEMWKRKQEILKWEWDLHDEDDSEMEIRPEFVNSVKKTRIDPLSQKDEVYLPNSDKILRIFLTSSIVLVLLVAILGVVFSILVFRMFLIVVMYKKTYSKFSKILSTVIAASLNAIAIESGGIMFQYIARKLTNLEHPRTQSQYESSYTVKMFLFQFINYYSSLIYTAFFKGRFFTYPGDTKTRTNVLSKLSGEQCDPPGCVYEVCILLSVYMIFRQVFMNVVELYLPQIKNWWRKYIYKYTTKEIKNSTRKLKRWEADYQLEEMDRLHLFDEYVEMIIQYGFVTLFVAVLPLAPLLALVNNIFEIRLDAYKYTTLMRRPLENRVHSIGIWYGILEGITYMSVVFNALVISMTTDFIPRMVFLFGYSTNGSMDGYTNFTLSQFRDDNEKELSSSNQTCYYRAFRNPPDFDTPYETSRTWLHIFTARLAFIIIFEHLVYISTSFLSYIISDVPYNLRTQINREKHILREAQYEFENYRQRRTSSVSTLGVYRRPSTVAQTLIKMDLEGFQIEEMCHE